AATGCGCGCGGAGCCTGCGCTCCTCCTGGCGTGTCCTCGCAGGATGTGTGCTGATGAGCAGAAACAGTGCCCGGGCCATCGGGTGCTTGGGCTAATTAGGCTGGGCTCACACTGGGAAGCAAACTGGTTCTTCTGCCCATGGAGGTTTCCTTCTTCTGGTCCCCAGGGACGGCACTGCATGCCACAGAGTGGTGTTGCCTGGGTTCGACAGACGTAGGCGATAGCAAAGGCCTGCAGCGCTGGGGAGTGGTGCTTGGAGCCTGGGGTGCAGGAGGGTAGGATGAGGGGGGTGGGCTCTGGCTGCTGGAAAGTTCCTCACCTCTTGTCCTCGTAGGGGTGAAAAACTCCCTGGTGGCTCACGACATGGCGTTTGAGATGGCGCGGGCTCCCTGGAACCCCGAGCAGCAGATCGAGCGGCCGCGGCTCACCAAGAGAGTCCTGGACACGGAGGACCAGGCAGCTTTCCGGCTCCAGTCCAAGATACCCAGATACATCTACTTTGCGGCCAACAGCAAAAACAAGTGGGGCCACCAGCGGGGTTACAGGATCCAGATCGTCAGCTTTGCAGGGGACCACGTCCCCGAAGCCAGCTCCATGGAGAGGGCCATCAGCTGGGCAAGGTCAGGCTGCTGCAATGGTGGCACCGGGTTCTCCAAGATGCCTCCAGCATCTGGCTGGGGAGGCATCACGGGGATGCTCCCCGTGGAGAGGGATGGGGTggaggctccccagggctggggttACTGCAGGGGATCAGCCTGGTGCTCTGCAGGCTCTGGGGAGCTGGTCTCAACTGCGTTCTTGTCCTCAGGTACAAGCTGGCTGTCaccaggaggaaggaagaggagcccaccagcaccagcatctACAACCAGAACGACCCCTGGACGCCCACCGTCGCCTTTGCTGACTTCATCGACAACGAAACCATCACCAACGAGGTGAGTGGGGTCTGGGGCCGTGGTGCCCActgtggggctgagcaggagctggagctgctggtgctggctgtgcaTTGTCCATGCATTGCCCGTGGGCTCAGCcgggacagcagcagctccgggGAGGGGATCTGAGCGCTCGTGGGCTGTGGGTGCCCACCAAGGCTCCCTCTGTGGTCCAGGCACAGATTTTAGTCCGAAATAACCGGGGTCATGTAACTCCTCCTGCCTAGGACCTGGTGGCCTGGATAACTGCTGGCTTCCTCCACATCCCGCACTCGGAGGACATTCCCAACACCGTCACGGTGGGGAACTCGGTCGGCTTTCTCCTGCGCCCCTACAACTACTACGACTTGGACCCCTCCATATACTCGCACGACGGCGTCTTTTTCACCAGTGAGCAGGACTTCACGGCGTGCGAGGTCAACCCTATCGCGTGCCTGCCCAAAACAGCCTCCTGCTTGCCCAATTTCCCCCCGTTCACCTACGACGGATTCAAAAACACAAGCAAGCTTTACTGTTCCATGAGCCACGAGGCTGACCAACCTGTTACGGATTTTCGTTCTTTTTGAgtgaagtttgtttttgtttttgttttttcagtcgtaacttcactttttcttgttgcttttaaCTTAGTGCTCGGCGCGAGGGGAGCGTAATCGTCCCGGCGCGCTGCCAGGCGGCAGCCTGATTTATCTCCATTAATTGCTAAATCCGGGTCTGTTTTGGGGAGGGTTGGAGGGACGGGGGGTAGAAGCGAGAAAATCCTGTTCCTCTGCTGTAGCAGCGAATGCCGTGTAGTGCCTATCTCAGGTTTTAAAAACGAAATGAAAAGATGTGGTGCTATCCATCCCGCCTGTCTCGTTCTTACGGCTTCCAACagcggctgctggggggggggggggggacgctggggctctgtggggctggaCAGGGGAGGGTCCAGGGCTGGGCTCCGCAGCGTGGGGGCACCGGGCTCGGTGCAGGGCAGCAGTGGCCCCGTGGGCTCTTCTGGGgtgtggagggagggaggtgctgggaggagagctggTTTCTCCCCGCTGTCCGGATCTGTCCTCCCTGAGGGCTGCAGCGTAGCCtgcgggacgggacgggaagGACGGGTGCAGAAGAATGAGGTTTATTTAAATTTGTGACCCGCCGGGGGAAGCAGAGCCAAGTTGCCTTTTATGGTTCCCAGCAAATCCCAGGCACGTCCGAAAACATCACCCTACGCCCTCCCTGCGAGCTCGTCTGGGCTGTTCCCGGAGTGGAAAAacggggagaaaaaaaaaaaaaaaacaacgaacCAACCCCACAACcccaccagcccctgctgctgctgcaggtcctGGAGAGTTTCGCAGCTGGAAAGCCCACCCTGCCCCGCTGCAGCAGCCATGAACATGAAAACGGCGCTCAtcatcctgctgctcctggctctggCCACGATCTTCGCCCTGGTCTGCGTGCTGCTGACCAGGGTACCGGCCCCCGGCACCTGCCAGCACCAACCCCCAGAGCCCGAGGTCCCGGAGGACGGCCGCAGCCTGGTGTTTGCCGATCTGACGCCCGAGGAGCTGGCGCGAGTGGTGCGGTACCTGCAGGGCAGCCTCGGGGTGCCGCTGGTGGACGCCTCGCGTGCCAAACCCTCCGACAACTGCATCGCCTCCGTGGACGTGCAGCTCCCTGGCAAGGCGGAGGTGCTGCAATTCCTGGATGGAGGGGGGGCTCGCCCGCCCCGGGAGGCGCTGGCCGTGCTGTACTTCGGTGACCAGGCGGACCCCAACGTCACTGAGTACGTGGTGGGGCCTCTGCCGGTGCCAACGTATCACCGGGACGTCACGGTGCAGAAGTACGGGGGGAAGGTGCCGTACCACCGCAGACCTGTTACCGGTGTGGAATACGTGGCCATCAGTGCCCTCATCCACCACGAGCTGAGGAAGGCACCGCGCCTCCTCGCCGCGTGCTGTGCCTCCGATGGCACCGACCTGGCCGCACTCACCACAGCCCCCCGCGGCTTCAAGTCCGGGGACCGCGCCTCCTGGTTCGTCCTCTTCCACGCCGTGGCCGGCACCGGCTACTACGTGCTGCCggtggggctggaggtgctggtggaGCACGGGGAGCTCGACATCTCCCTGTGGTACCTGAGCCAGGTCTTCTACAACGGGCACTACTTCTCCAGcatggcagagctggagggTGCCTTTGTGGCCGGCTTGCTGGAGGTGATCCAGGTGGAGAAGCCGCAGGATGCCACGGTGATGGGCTCCATGAGACCCCGGCGCCCTCCTGGCGCCCCGGGGCCGCTGCAGTACGAGCCCCAAGGTCCCCGTTACAGCATCAGGAACAACCACGTCACGTTCCAGGGCTGGAGCATCGCCTTCGGCATGAACCCCAACACCGGCCCGCGCCTCTTCGATATCCGTTACCGCGGGGAGAGGATTATTTACGAGCTCAGCCTGCAGGAAGCCCTAGCTCTGTACGGCTCCAACTGCCCCGGAGGCATGTCCACCCGCTACCTCGACGGCAGCTTTGGCATCGGCAGGTTTGCCTACGAGCTGGTCCGGGGCGTCGACTGCCCCTACACAGCCACCTACGTGGACCGGCACTACCTGGCCGAGTCGGACGTCCCCAGGACGAACCAGAACTCGTTGTGTGTCTTTGAGCACGACGCCGCCCTCCCTCTGCGGCGCCACTTCTCTGACATGCAGTCCTTGTACTACGGCGGGCTGCGCAAAAGCGTCCTGGTCATCCGCGCCGTCTCCACCCTGATCAACTACGACTACGTCTGGGACTTCATGTTCCACAGCAACGGGGCCGTGGAGGTCCGGGTCCATGCCACCGGCTACATCagctcctccttcttccacggCCGAGGCACCGACTACGGCAACAAGGTTGGGCCCCACACACTGGGGACGATGCACCTCCACCACATCCACTACAAGGTGGACCTGGACATCGACGGTAAGGCTCGACTCGCGCGGTCACGAGGGTTTTGCCTGTCCTTGGCATGTCTGGGGGCTCCAAAGGTTGAGTTACGGGGGACAAAGTGTGTCTTTGGGGGCAAAAGTGCTGCCTGTATTCCTGGGATGCAGAGCAGGGCAGTTCCCCGGCTGCATTTCCTGGTGGGGATGGAGCTCGAAgggatttttcccttttgcttcgCAGGCCAGCTGAACTCACTGGAGGCCCAGGACATGGGCTACGAGCTGCTGAGGGCCCCCTGGAGCCTGCAGAACACCCTCGAGCGGCCGTTCCTCCGCCGGGACAGGCTGGAGCGGGAGAACGAGGCGGCGTTCCCGCTCGACGCCCCCCTGCCCCGTTACCTCTCCTTCACCGGCCCCAGGCCCAACCGGTGGGGACACGCGCGCAGCTACCGGCTGCAGGTGGTCAGCTCCCCCGGGAAGCATCTGCCCGACAGCAGCTCCATGGAGAGGGCCGTCAGCTGGGGCAGGtaggtgtggggctggggcagcaaaTGGCATGGGGAGGGTGGTGCACGGGCAGCCCCTTGTCCTGTGCCAAGGGAACCCTCCGGTGCCAGCCCCTGTGGGTGCTGAGCCTCTTCCCGGTCACCGCGTCCCTGTCTTGGTCCCCTCCTCTCTGTGGTCTGCCGAGCGCGGCTGCAAGGAAGGGTTAAACAGCAAACTCGCCTGTTTCTTGGCTCTGAATAATCCCTAGAAAAGTTGCTCAACGGCATCCATTCATAGCAGTTCCCATGCATGAATCTGACCCCCGATGAGTTCAGTTTCCAGCGATCACACGTGTTTTCCCCtgcgggggcagcggggctcccagagcagtgctgctACCCCCAGGTCTTGACATCTCCACGTGAGGACAGGATGCTTTTTGGGAAAACGCTTCGTTTAACCTCAGCATTGGCTCCTGACCAGGGTGAAATGGAAGGGGGAGGTTGTTTGAGTTAGACCTGGCAGAGGCTGAAGGCGAAGCACCGAGCTGAGCCTTGCAGGGGCAGCAAAGCCCCCGAGGCACCGGGGCTGCTacctggagctgcagccagccccgggcCCCATCCCAGTGTGGCGATGCCCGGGGGCACGGATGAGCCCCCCCTTCTCCCACAGGTACAAGCTGGCCGTCaccaggaggaaggaagaggagccCACCAGCACCAGCGTCTACAACCAGAACGACCCCTGGACGCCCACCGTCGTCTTCGCCGACTTCATCAACAACGAAACCATCACCAACGAGGTGAGGGGAGCTGGGCACCGTGGGTGCTGCTCCTGGCCAGGCTGAGGCTTTGCCTTCCAGAGGCAAAACCGGGTAGGAATGGGGCTGGGATGGTCCCGTGCAGCCTGACGGGGTGCTCTGTGTGCCCAGGACCTGGTCGCCTGGATTACTGTGGGGTTCCTGCATGTCCCCCACGCCGAGGACATCCCCAACACGGTGACCGTGGGGAACAGCGTCGGCTTTTTCCTGAGGCCCTACAACTACTTTGATGAGGACCCCTCAGTGGATTCGCCCGACAGCATCTACTTCAGCAGCGAGCGGGAGGCGGAGGCGTGCGAGACCAACCCCCTCGCCTGCCTGCCCGCAGCTGCCTGCGCCCCACATCTGCCCCAATTCCGCTACGGGGGCTTCCTCAACATCAGCCTGCCCCCACCGCCCGGCGAGCTCtgatggggacggggacacccgCGGGCATGGATGGCCCCCGTCCAGCCATGGGGCTGCATCCTTGGAGGGGTTTTGGTGACGGCGGGTGCGTGGCTGGCTCACTGGGACCTGCCCTGCTCTCCTACTCCTCCCCAGGGACATGGGTGTGGGGCTCCGTCCCACCGAGGTAGGTGGGTGCCCCCTGGGTGATGGAGCCACTCGGGaccaggctgcagctgccctcTGGGTGCTGTGGTCCTCGTTCAGGCACTGCCTTGGGACAGCAGCCCCCAAGGGACGCCTCCGCTGCAGCTCTGGGTGATGCTGGGTGCTCGGCTGCTgcagtggtgctgagctctggggCCAGGAACTGGGAACtaggggcgggggggagggcAGGAACTGGGAATGGGGGCCAGGAACTGGGAATGGGGATGGTACACTGGGCTGCACTGGGTGCCCGCAGGGTGAGTGCGCTGCAGGAATCGGAGACGGCTCCAATAAAGAGGCACGCGAGTGCTTTTTCTGACCCAACTCTTGCGTAGCTGCCTCAGTGCCGCTGGTGGCCGGATCCTGGACATTGCGGTGCTGTGTCACTGCGGTGCCACTC
This genomic window from Oxyura jamaicensis isolate SHBP4307 breed ruddy duck chromosome 27, BPBGC_Ojam_1.0, whole genome shotgun sequence contains:
- the AOC3 gene encoding membrane primary amine oxidase isoform X4, with translation MAFEMARAPWNPEQQIERPRLTKRVLDTEDQAAFRLQSKIPRYIYFAANSKNKWGHQRGYRIQIVSFAGDHVPEASSMERAISWARYKLAVTRRKEEEPTSTSIYNQNDPWTPTVAFADFIDNETITNEDLVAWITAGFLHIPHSEDIPNTVTVGNSVGFLLRPYNYYDLDPSIYSHDGVFFTSEQDFTACEVNPIACLPKTASCLPNFPPFTYDGFKNTSKLYCSMSHEADQPVTDFRSF
- the LOC118178926 gene encoding membrane primary amine oxidase-like; translation: MVPSKSQARPKTSPYALPASSSGLFPEWKNGEKKKKKTTNQPHNPTSPCCCCRSWRVSQLESPPCPAAAAMNMKTALIILLLLALATIFALVCVLLTRVPAPGTCQHQPPEPEVPEDGRSLVFADLTPEELARVVRYLQGSLGVPLVDASRAKPSDNCIASVDVQLPGKAEVLQFLDGGGARPPREALAVLYFGDQADPNVTEYVVGPLPVPTYHRDVTVQKYGGKVPYHRRPVTGVEYVAISALIHHELRKAPRLLAACCASDGTDLAALTTAPRGFKSGDRASWFVLFHAVAGTGYYVLPVGLEVLVEHGELDISLWYLSQVFYNGHYFSSMAELEGAFVAGLLEVIQVEKPQDATVMGSMRPRRPPGAPGPLQYEPQGPRYSIRNNHVTFQGWSIAFGMNPNTGPRLFDIRYRGERIIYELSLQEALALYGSNCPGGMSTRYLDGSFGIGRFAYELVRGVDCPYTATYVDRHYLAESDVPRTNQNSLCVFEHDAALPLRRHFSDMQSLYYGGLRKSVLVIRAVSTLINYDYVWDFMFHSNGAVEVRVHATGYISSSFFHGRGTDYGNKVGPHTLGTMHLHHIHYKVDLDIDGQLNSLEAQDMGYELLRAPWSLQNTLERPFLRRDRLERENEAAFPLDAPLPRYLSFTGPRPNRWGHARSYRLQVVSSPGKHLPDSSSMERAVSWGRYKLAVTRRKEEEPTSTSVYNQNDPWTPTVVFADFINNETITNEDLVAWITVGFLHVPHAEDIPNTVTVGNSVGFFLRPYNYFDEDPSVDSPDSIYFSSEREAEACETNPLACLPAAACAPHLPQFRYGGFLNISLPPPPGEL